DNA from bacterium:
AACTCCGTGTGATTCTTTGCTACGTTTGTCAGGTATTTATAAGCAAGCTGATCATCCGCCGGCACATATACGTGACGAAGTCCATCAACAGAAGCTGTTTTTTCATCAGAGAGGATTTTTACGAGCCCCGCTTCGTCGATCCGTCTTGTGAGGCCGTCCCAGTACAGTTCCCGAATGGATCGCGAAATCCTATCGACCGGCGGCTCAAAAATCCGGTTCGTTTCTAGTTCAACGTTTTTTAGTCCTGCTTCTGTCGCAAGACTCAGCTCCTGTAAGAGGTTTGAAAGGTAGTAAGTTCCGGAAACTTCCATTGCGCCGGCTTCGGCGGTCAGCCAAAATCGTTTATCGCCTCGCTCGGTTCCGCTGACATGCGGATCATTTACAGTAATTCTTTTATCCCCATCCGTATCTTCATCCATTTCTAATGCAGCCAGCATTTTTTGGACTTCAACCTCTAGAGACGCTTTGCTGCCGGAAGGAGTGACATCCCCGGTCACTGAATGAGCAAGTAAAATCAGGAAAAGAACGATCAATATTTTTCTCATGATTACTCCGTTCTGATGCTGGTGGCCTTCTGCTCCATTTGATTTTTCAGTCTGGCAGCAAGTTTTTGATCGAGTTTTTCTAAAGCCACGTATTGTTGTCGAACACCGTTCTCGTTATTGGCAGCTATGTATGCAAGACCGAGATGGTAGTGTGCTTCGGAATAATTTGGGTTAACTCGAATCGCGTCGTTTAAGCTTTCTATCGTCTCCTTCAAGAGACCTGTTTTCGCGAAGACCACCGCAAGATTGAAATGGGCTTCGGCAAACGCCGGTTTCAGTTTGATTGCTTTGCGAAAAGAATTTTCTGCCTCCGCGTAGGAGCCGGTTCTCGCGTTCGCAAGACCCAGACCGAAATAGTTGTTCGGAGTGGGATGAGTATCAATAATCGACTGATACTCCCTTTTCGCTTCATGAAACCTTCCCGCAGAGTTGAATACCTTAGCAAGATCTTCTTTCGTTTGTGTATCGGGACGAATGCGCATTGCTTCTTGAAATTCCTGGATTGCTAAATCAAACAATCCTTTTTTCATGTATTCGCTGCCGCGAAAGCGATGCCAAAGAGAGCTCTCTCCTTCTGCATTTAGAGCAGCATAGATGGGATCGAGCATCGGTGTTTTTTCAGGAAGTTCCGTAACAGCCGGAGATGTCTGGTCGTGGCAATCAGGATCCTTCAGCTGCTTACACACCGTACTCATGAGACTGTACGCTTCCCTGTGCTTAGGATTCGCTTGAATCGCTTTCTCCAAATAAATGCGAGCTTTTTGAGCGTCACCCTTTGAAAACTCAATTTGCGCAGCTCCCACAAGCGCGTGAGAGTTCGCGGAATCCTGTTCCAGTGCCTGGCGATACTTTATCAGAGCCGCATCTGGTTTATCGAAGCGGAGCAATGCGTCGCCATAATTGACCAATAACGGAGCGTAATCCGGCTTTACCTTTTGCGCGCGATCAAACCAGTCCAGACATTCAGCTATCCCCATTTGAGAAAGGACCATCGCACCCAGATAGAGCCAGCGTACATCGGAAGAATCGAGCGCGCTCGCCTTCTTATATACAGGGATTGATTCTTTCTTGAAGTCATGTGCATCCAGGTTCATCGCCAGCTTCCCCCATGCTTCTGCGGAATTGAGATGATCGCTTACCTCCTGTCGGTTCTTTGTTATTTTATCCGCCACCTGAGGTTCGCTTTTGGACAGATCAAGTTGCGAAATGGAAATAAGTAGAGCTTCTTTCTGTTTATCGCGAAATAGAAACCGACGCGATGCAAAACCGGCCAACGCTAGAACAATAATAAGCGGAACAACAATCCGAAATCTTTTCTGTGACTGTTTACCCTTGTCGGGGACACTGCGATGCAAATTCTCCTTCTGTTGGCGTTTTTTTTTCGACACAGTAGACTTTTTCACTTTTTATTTAACGTGATGAATTGATCTGCGCGAGTACCAGGAAATTTTTGAATACTTCCATCCGGCCAACGAACTTCCATTGTCTCCACTGCGGTTGCAGTATCGAGACCGAAATGAACTCGCGGATCACTGCTGCTGAGATAACTGTATCCTGGCGCAAGAAGTCGCATTATCTTTTTACCCTGAAAAGATACGGTAATTTCAGCCCCAATGGCATCTCTTTTTAAAGCTGGATCTACTGCTCTCACAATTAACCAGTGTCCCTTTTTCTGAAAGTCGTTGCGGTAGACACGAGCAGGACCGCCTTCATTTGTTACAAGGAGATCGATATCTCCGTCATTGTCCAGATCACCGAAGGCCAGGCCGCGACTGTTTTCTACGGTTGATGCAAATGGGCCTGCAGGATCAGGAGCAACACGAAATTTGCCGGCGCCGTCATTCTCAAAAAGGAGATTCGGTTCTTCATAGTGATCCCAGTAATCCGGTTTTTGCTTCTTCGTGAGAAGCGGCCCGCGCGTTACACGGCCATTCACAACCGCCAGATCGAGATCCCCATCATTGTCATAGTCGAAATATCCGGTACCGAATCCAGTATAGGGAACACTGACACCGGCGAGACCAGCAGCCCAGCTTTCATCCTGAAAATCTCCATGTCCCTGATTGCGATAAAAGGTATTTTTCTCCTCTCTTAGATGCGTCATAAAAAGATCCAGATCCTGGTCATCATCCGCATCTCCAGCCGCAACTCCCATGCTCGCTTCCGGCTGCCCCAGCGCATTCACAGCGGCGCCAAGCGGAACCGCCTGATTTTCAAATGTGCCATCTTGCTTATTGATCCACAAAAAATTCTCTTCGCCATCGTTAGCCACGTAAATGTCCGGAAAGGAATCCCTGTTGAAGTCAGCGCTGATGACTCCTAATCCTTTGCCCGCGGTGTTTCCGATATTTGAATCGCGCGATACGTCTTCAAATGTTCCGTCTCGATTGTTGTGATAAAGAACATCCCGAGTTGGCTGGAATCCTTTGGGTCCACAGTAATCCTGCCTTCCGGCTTTATCCGTGCACACAACGGTTGGATCTAACGAGACATAATTCGCGACATAAAGATCCAGGTAACCGTCCCGGTCGTAATCAAGAAAAACGGCGGACGTACCCCATTCACGGTTGCGGATGCCGGCAGAATTCGTGATGTTCATGAAGGTTCCATCGCCATTGTTTCGATAGAGCGAGTCTCCTCCGAAATTTGTTACATAAACATCGAGATCGCCATCATTATCGATGTCTCCAACCGCTACGCCCATTCCATACCCCGGATCCCCCAGACCCGAGGAGTCTGTGACATCCTGAAACGTCCCGTCCCGGTTCTGCCGGTACAGTCTGTTCTTGACCATGGACGCTTGAGCTTTGCCGTGCCAGTTACCGTTGATCAAATAAATGTCGAGATAGCCATCATTGTTGTAATCGAAAAACGCTCCGCCGGACCCCATACTTTCCGGCATAAAGTAACTGCCATCCACTCCCGGCTCATGAACGAAATTCAAGCCGGTTTGCTGAGTGATATCTGTAAAGGCGGTAGGAATGGATGATGGAGGTTTTTCTGTTGGCGTTTTTGTGCAACACACAAAGAATAAACAGGACAAAAAACAGAGGAACCTCTTGATCATCACGTTCAACTTTCTTGTCAAATATGTTAACTTAAATTTTCAGTCCAAAATTTCCATCGAGAATTGAACCGCCAAGGCGCCAAACGCCAAGAGAAACACTTCTCTGTAAAATCTTGGCGACTTGGCGGTTAAAAGAGATTACGGAATAAAAAATATGCTTCTCCACAAGCTGTTTGTCTTCATTTTCGTAATTTCTTTTTTTTGCTGCTTCTTGCCGGCTGAAGGGCCACCATCCGGCTTCATCTTGGAAGCGACAAAACTTCAACCATACACTCCGGGGTTCATTGGAAATGGTCATTTCAGTCTCGTCACGACGCCGCTCGGAATCATCGATGCGCACTCCTACATGGCGTGGGTATATGATCACGGTCCAGATGATGTACCCCGGATCGCTGTGCTTCCTGCGTGGAACGGAATCGATATTAAGACTGCTGATGTCTGGCTGAGTAAAATATCTCCCGCAGAAAATACCATCGCAGCTTACCGGCAACAGATCAACATGTTTGATGGGACACTCGACACAAGCTACCACTGGAAGAGTGGAGAAAATACAACGGAACTACAAATTCAAGCCTTTGTTTCACGTGCGAACCCCAATCTTGCCGGCATAAAACTGACGATCATCCCACGGAACAGGGGAGTTATTGAATTATCCTTTTCCTTAAGAGACTGGCCGAGTCCAAAGCGGCTTCCGCTTGAGAAACTGGACAAAATTGAGCCGGATCCTCCGGGCAGTTATCCGAGCGTCTGGTATCCGGGCAATATGGTTCCGAAAGATCGAAAGGCAGAAGCAAGTGCGCGCGGAGGGAAGGCGTGGATGATCTCGACTGCCGAAGGGCGCGAAACAAATGTCGCTCAAGTGATGGAGGTGAGATGGCCGTTCGATCTAAAAAACATCACGACAAGAACGGAGAATGATGAAAACACGGCCGCAGTGTTGCTTCGATTTAACGCAGAAAACAAGCCATACACTTTCTATAAATTTGTAGGAATCGCATCCTCGCAGAACAAAAGGGAACCATTCAAAGTCGCATCCGGAGCAATCGATTCGATCCGCTCCCGCTCTTATGATGCATTGCTGAGTGAACATCTTCGCGCCTGGCATGAGCTGTGGAAGACAGATATCCAGATTGAAGGCAATGACGAGCTGCAAAAGATGATTCATTCGATGATGTTTTATCTTCTTTGCAGTATCGCCAAGGATACTGATTTCAGCATTCCGCCTATGGGCTTATCCAGTGATGGATATTACGGCCACATTTTCTGGGACGCGGACACATGGATGTTTCCGCCACTTTTGGTGATGCATCCGGAGATAGCGAAATCCATTGTGATGTTCCGGCATCGCACCATGAATGCGGCACAACACAAAGCAAAAGATCTCGGTTTTCGCGGAGCCATGTATCCCTGGGAAGCCGATGAAATAGGAAATGAAACGACGCCGCAGTTTGCCTACCAAAATGCTCTGTCTGAAATTCATGTTATCGGTGACGTGGCCTTGGCTCAGTGGCAATACTATCTGGCAACAGCGGATAAGCAGTGGTTGAAAGACGTTGGTTTTCCGGTTCTTCAGCAGACGGCTGAGTTTTGGACAAGCAGGATCAAATTCAACCAGCAGCAGAACCGCTATGAAATTGATCGGGTCGTATCCGTAAACGAAGGTCTTATCGGAATACACAATGACACGTATACAAATGCGGTCGCTAAAAAGAATTTGGAACTGGCCGTCGCGGCCCAGAGGGTTCTCAGAATACCTGAGAACGCTGACTGGAAGAAGATAGCGGCCGGGATGTTTCTCCCATACAACGATGCAAAGTCGTTTCATATGGAATACGAAAATGCTCCCGATTCGGCTCTTGGCTCAGTTGTTCCGCTTCTCAGCTATCCATTGGAGATTCCAATGAGTCAAGAGGCAAAACGGAACAACCTTTCTCATGCAATCAAGCGGCTTGATACCGAAGAAGGGCCCGGAGGGATGATGACGATCACGCTTCTTCCGTTGATAGCCGCAGAACTGGAAAACAAGGAATGGTTCAACAAACTATTTCCCTTCACTTATCAGGGTTTTCTGCGTCCACCTTTTTACGCGCTCGCCGAAACCGGCTCTAATCGATCCACAAATTTTTTGACGGGGGCTGGCGGGTTTTTACAGCAAGTCATTTTCGGCTACACAGGCCTTCGCTTGACAGAAGATGGCTTGATCAGGAAATTTAAACCAATGTTGCCGGCTTCTGTTAAAAAGTTGAAACTGAAAAATTTCAAGGTTCGCGACAAAACTTTTAATTACGAGGTGCCATGAACAGTTGTCAGATCCGAAGTAGCGCAGACGTCTCGTCTGCGGCAACTCGCAGGCGGGACGCCCGCGCTACTTTGTACTGCCTATTCCCACTATTTCTTCTTATCGGCACGTTGGCTACGGCAGCCGATGTTCTTCCTGTTCTTGAGTTTCCTGAAGCCGGAATGGACAGTCCGGCGCGATACAAAGATTACAGAACCCGCTTTTATCAAGATTCACAAAAAAATACACTGCAGATTTATTTGAATCAGGGGACCGGCCGCGTCGTAAATCTGTGGGCTGACTCGGCGAATGAAAGTCTTTCATTTACTGCGCGCGATTCCGCAGGTCAGCCGGTAGCTCTCCGCTGGTGTGGCGAAAGCGCAACAGCGACAGCAGAACAGAATTTTCGATTCGTGCAGTATTCTTTGTGTTCCGATTCCTCACATCTGAAAATAGGCCATTTTCTGCTCGGATCGATGAGGAAGGAACGCGACTTCCAGTATTTCAAGAAAGATCTGGCTCCGTATGATTCGGAACCGTTTCATGAACCGGAGCTCTTGAAGCTAATTACGAATCTCGAAAAAATTCCTCATTCAGAGAGGTCCGGTGCATTGGCTGCATTAAGCGTTTCAAACACACAGCAATTGCGGAATCGAATGGATCCATCGTTCAAGAAGAATGACTCCACAATTTTCATCGAACAGATTTCGTTTGATGGTAAAAACCATCTGTCGTTGCAACTGATCTTCCAGACGACGCAAGTCGGAATCGAGACAAATTCTGTTTCGATCAAAGCGACGGGGCCAGTGCAGTTCAAAATTAAGGTGGGAACTGATGCGGCGCCTCTAAATCCATTGGATCGCAAGGAAATTTTTAATGACACTTTTCTGAAGTTCTACAACGATTTAAAAAACAATGCGACCACTTCGGGACAGGCAAAGACGAATTTCCGTTGGATTGACCGGGAAGTTCAGGGAATGGAGCTCGTCTGTTATCAGGACAAGCTGATGGCAGGATTGCCGAATTTCGCGACCTATTTCGGCCGCGACACGATGATGTCTGCTTTCATGTTTGAGCCGATTTGGTCTGTTTCGATGATGGAACACGCAATCTCGAGCGTTCTTCGAAAGGTGTCTCCTCGCGGTGAAGCCAGTCATGAAGAGGCTTTGGGCGGCCAGGCGATTCGTGAAAACGCCGATCAATACAACAAGCTCATAGAAGGTTATTTGAAAAATTCGGATCCCGAAGCGATGAAACAAGCATCAGCCATCTTGCGGGATTTGCAGCGGACTCGCGAGAACTACAACATGATTGATGATGATTTTCAACTGCCGGTGCTGATCGGACGTTATCTAAACAATCCGCGAGTGGAGGATCAAAGGAAACGCGCGTTTTTGGAAAAGTGGATCAAAATCATTCTTAGAAATTTTGCGTACGTCTCACAAGCTTCACGAGCCTATGTGGAAAATCCGGATGCCATTCACTTAGTGAGCTTCCCACGCTTGGAAGATGGCCGGTGGATGTCTGCAAGCTGGCGTGACAGCGGAGCCGGTTATGCGGGTGGGCGTTTTGGGATGGACGTAAACGCCGTATGGGTGCCCGGTGCGTTGGAATCGATTGCAGCGACTTTGCAGTTCCTGAAAAAGAACGGCTACGATTCCCGAAGGCTCGAATCATTGACAACGGATGTCGAATCTGAACACCGTGAGATTTTTCTGCAGTACGTCCATCAACCCGAACATTTGCAGAAAGCAATCGACGTTTGGCAAGGGGCTATTCAGCACTTTTGGGTTCGTTTCACCCGCGACGAATTCATGCGGAAGGTTCAATCGAAGATTGAATCCCTTCCGGACCAGGAAAAAACTTTTTGGAGGTCTGTTTTAAAAGCCGACCAAACCATTCCGGACCGGTTGGAATTTCTCGCGCTTTCTCTGGATGAATCAGGCAAACCGATTCCTGTTTTAAATACCGACCCTGCGACATGGCTGTTCCTTGGGGACCATGCAAAGAAAATTCAGTTGGATCGTGAGCAACCGGGAACTATATATAAGGTAGTGGAGACTTTCTTAATTCCTTACCCGGTTGGCTTGTACGTGGAGAATCTCGGACCGTTGTGCGCAAATGATTCTTATGCTTCTTCGAATGTGTGGCAGAATTTTGAACGGGATCAGTATCATTCGCCCCGGGTTGTCTGGGGCCGGGAAGTAAATCTTCTAACGCTCGGATTAGTGAAGGAGATCCTGCAAAGCGCCGAATCAAACACAACCGATATGCAGTCCTATGGAATGCGATTGCGTGACGATCTAGCCAAAATTCGAAAAGCAGTGGAAGGATCCGGGCTGAAGCATAATGAACTTTGGAGCTACGAGATTTCTGACGGCAAGTTGCAGCCGATTCGTTATGGCTCCAGCTCCGACGTTCAGCTCTGGAACTTAACCGACCTTTCGATTCAATTCTTGATGAGTAGAATAGATAAAGAGAAGCCATGAAAATCCGGATCGTTTTTGTTGTATTGTCTTTCGTTCTTTCTGTTTTGATCGGCCTTACCTTGTCCATGGGAAACCGTTCGGCGACCGGAGGTCCTACGTCGAAACTGCAGCCCTTAATCGGGTTCTCTATGGATACGTTAAAGGAATCGCGGTGGCAAAAGGATAAACAGTTGTTCGTGGCAGCCGCAGAAAAGTTAGGCGCAAGAGTGTTGGTGCAATCTGCAAATAGCGATGATACCCGGCAGATGCAGGACATTGAAGCATTGCTGAGCAATAACGTAGACGTGCTTGTGATTGTTCCGCACAACGCGCGCGCGATGGCCAAAGCCGTCAACAAGGCGCATGAAGCGGGCGTGCCGGTAATCGCCTATGATCGGCTGATCACAGATTGCGATCTCGATTTATATATTTCATTCGACAACGTGAAAGTCGGCGAGAAACAAGCTCAATATGCTCTGGATCACCTCCCGAAAGGAAGAAAACTTCGCATGGTAAGGATTTTTGGAGCAAAAACGGACAATAATGCGCTTTTATTCAAACAAGGTCAGGATAACATCTTGAATCCCTTGCTGAAGAGCGGCGATGTGCAAGTTCTGCATGAAGACTGGGCTGAAAACTGGAAACCGGAGAATGCGAAAAAAATTGCAAACGCAGCAATTACGTCGCATGGATCAAATTTCGATGCGATCCTGGCGGCAAATGATGGAACCGCCGGGGGCGCTATCCAGGCGCTCGCAGAAGAAGGCCTCGCCGGAAAAATTCTTGTGACCGGCCAGGATGCCGAATTGGTTGCTTGCCAGCGGATCGCCGCAGGAACCCAGGCGATGACTATATACAAGCCGATTCATAAGCTGTCAAATGCGGCAGCCGAGCTCGCAGTCAAACTTGCAAAAAAAATGCCGGTTATCGCAACCGCCACTACGAATAATGGCAAGATGGATGTCCCTTCCGTCTTGCTTGAAGTGATCACAGTGACCCGCGACAATCTGAAATCCACCGTGATTGCTGACGGCTATCACAGCTACCAGGATGTTTACGGAAACATTCCTGCGGATCAACGTCCGGCACCATGACACAGGCATGAGCACATCTGAGGCAACTTCCGCGATTCTTCGAATTCACAATCTCACCAAACAGTTTCCTGGCGTCATCGCTCTGAAAGATGTTTCCTTTGAGTTACAGGAAGGGGAAGTCCACGCCCTTTGCGGAGAAAACGGTGCGGGCAAATCTACACTGATTAAAGTTCTTTCCGGTATTCACCCGGCCGGCAGCTACGAGGGGACTGTTGAAATGTACAGTGAACCTGTGCACTTCCAGAATATTGCGGATGCTCAGAAAGCGGGGATCGCGGTCATTTATCAGGAACTCGCGCTAATCCGCGAAATGACAATTGCCGAAAATATATTTCTTGGATCGGAGCCGAAAAAAGGTTGGAGAATCGATTGGAATCTGATGTATTCAAAATCGCGAGACTTGATGAAGCGATTCGACCTCTCTCTTGACCCCGCAGCGCGTGTCGGTGATTTGGGTGTCGGACAGCAGCAGCTCGTCGAAATATTGAAAGCGCTTTCCAAGAATTCCAGGATCCTTCTGCTGGATGAGCCAACGGCTGCGCTTGCTGAATCAGAAGTTGAAATTCTGCTGAATATTATCCGGGGACTTAGAGAAAAAGGAATCACATGCATTTATATCTCTCACAAACTCGATGAAGTGTTTTCGATCGCCGATCGCATTACTGTACTGCGCGACGGAAAATCGGTCATCACTCTGGATAAGAATCGCACGAATAAAGGTGAAGTGATCCGCCACATGGTGGGCAGAGAAATTAAAGAAATGTTTCCCAGGCGATCAAGGGACGCGGGAGAAGTTTTATTACGACTTGAAAATGTGAAAGTCGGCCGCCCGGGTAAGCCTCGACCTGTACTTGATGACATAAGTTTTGATGTTCGCGCAGGAGAAGTTTTGGGGATCGGCGGTCTGATGGGCGCAGGCCGCACCGAATTGTTAATGCACATACTCGGAGTGTACGGTCAGCGATTGTCCGGTAATGTTCTCGTTGGCGGCCGCCCACTTACGAGTCAACTCACCGCTGATGTGATTCGACGCGGACTCTTTTTGGCAAGTGAGGACCGCAAAAGATTTGGGTTGTTATTGCCCAAATCAATTGGGTTTAATCTGTCTCTTGCTTCGCTAAAGCAATTTACCAGAAACAATCTTATTGATCGAAATTCTGAAATGAGAGCAAATCAACGGTTCATGGATTCTCTGGCCATTAAAGCGCGCGGACAGGAGACGCCTGTTCTGGTGCTTTCTGGAGGAAATCAGCAAAAGGTTGTGTTGGGAAAAGCGCTCATGACGCAGCCAAAAGTGATCTTGCTGGATGAGCCAACGCGCGGCATCGATGTTGGGGCCAAGGTTGAAGTGTATGAGACGATCAACAAATTGACTTCGGAAGGTAAAGGTGTGGTACTGGTCTCCAGTGAGCTGCCGGAATTGATTGGTATGAGCGATCGCATTCTAGTTCTAAGCAACGGCAGGATCGGCGGTCTATTCAACCGGAGTGAAGCGACACAGGAAACGATCATGAACGCGGCCATGAAATATCTGTAGGGGCAGGGCTTGTCCCTGCCCGCACGGGCGACCACAAGGGTCGCCCCTACGTTCGTGGCGCGGAAAGATAAGAGGGCATTATTCAAACAAAATTTTCGGTTCGAGACTTTTCCATCGGCCTTGCACTGGTCCTCATTTGGATCTCCTTCGCAATTTCCACAGAC
Protein-coding regions in this window:
- a CDS encoding tetratricopeptide repeat protein encodes the protein MHRSVPDKGKQSQKRFRIVVPLIIVLALAGFASRRFLFRDKQKEALLISISQLDLSKSEPQVADKITKNRQEVSDHLNSAEAWGKLAMNLDAHDFKKESIPVYKKASALDSSDVRWLYLGAMVLSQMGIAECLDWFDRAQKVKPDYAPLLVNYGDALLRFDKPDAALIKYRQALEQDSANSHALVGAAQIEFSKGDAQKARIYLEKAIQANPKHREAYSLMSTVCKQLKDPDCHDQTSPAVTELPEKTPMLDPIYAALNAEGESSLWHRFRGSEYMKKGLFDLAIQEFQEAMRIRPDTQTKEDLAKVFNSAGRFHEAKREYQSIIDTHPTPNNYFGLGLANARTGSYAEAENSFRKAIKLKPAFAEAHFNLAVVFAKTGLLKETIESLNDAIRVNPNYSEAHYHLGLAYIAANNENGVRQQYVALEKLDQKLAARLKNQMEQKATSIRTE
- a CDS encoding CRTAC1 family protein, with translation MIKRFLCFLSCLFFVCCTKTPTEKPPSSIPTAFTDITQQTGLNFVHEPGVDGSYFMPESMGSGGAFFDYNNDGYLDIYLINGNWHGKAQASMVKNRLYRQNRDGTFQDVTDSSGLGDPGYGMGVAVGDIDNDGDLDVYVTNFGGDSLYRNNGDGTFMNITNSAGIRNREWGTSAVFLDYDRDGYLDLYVANYVSLDPTVVCTDKAGRQDYCGPKGFQPTRDVLYHNNRDGTFEDVSRDSNIGNTAGKGLGVISADFNRDSFPDIYVANDGEENFLWINKQDGTFENQAVPLGAAVNALGQPEASMGVAAGDADDDQDLDLFMTHLREEKNTFYRNQGHGDFQDESWAAGLAGVSVPYTGFGTGYFDYDNDGDLDLAVVNGRVTRGPLLTKKQKPDYWDHYEEPNLLFENDGAGKFRVAPDPAGPFASTVENSRGLAFGDLDNDGDIDLLVTNEGGPARVYRNDFQKKGHWLIVRAVDPALKRDAIGAEITVSFQGKKIMRLLAPGYSYLSSSDPRVHFGLDTATAVETMEVRWPDGSIQKFPGTRADQFITLNKK
- a CDS encoding substrate-binding domain-containing protein, whose protein sequence is MKIRIVFVVLSFVLSVLIGLTLSMGNRSATGGPTSKLQPLIGFSMDTLKESRWQKDKQLFVAAAEKLGARVLVQSANSDDTRQMQDIEALLSNNVDVLVIVPHNARAMAKAVNKAHEAGVPVIAYDRLITDCDLDLYISFDNVKVGEKQAQYALDHLPKGRKLRMVRIFGAKTDNNALLFKQGQDNILNPLLKSGDVQVLHEDWAENWKPENAKKIANAAITSHGSNFDAILAANDGTAGGAIQALAEEGLAGKILVTGQDAELVACQRIAAGTQAMTIYKPIHKLSNAAAELAVKLAKKMPVIATATTNNGKMDVPSVLLEVITVTRDNLKSTVIADGYHSYQDVYGNIPADQRPAP
- a CDS encoding sugar ABC transporter ATP-binding protein, which gives rise to MSTSEATSAILRIHNLTKQFPGVIALKDVSFELQEGEVHALCGENGAGKSTLIKVLSGIHPAGSYEGTVEMYSEPVHFQNIADAQKAGIAVIYQELALIREMTIAENIFLGSEPKKGWRIDWNLMYSKSRDLMKRFDLSLDPAARVGDLGVGQQQLVEILKALSKNSRILLLDEPTAALAESEVEILLNIIRGLREKGITCIYISHKLDEVFSIADRITVLRDGKSVITLDKNRTNKGEVIRHMVGREIKEMFPRRSRDAGEVLLRLENVKVGRPGKPRPVLDDISFDVRAGEVLGIGGLMGAGRTELLMHILGVYGQRLSGNVLVGGRPLTSQLTADVIRRGLFLASEDRKRFGLLLPKSIGFNLSLASLKQFTRNNLIDRNSEMRANQRFMDSLAIKARGQETPVLVLSGGNQQKVVLGKALMTQPKVILLDEPTRGIDVGAKVEVYETINKLTSEGKGVVLVSSELPELIGMSDRILVLSNGRIGGLFNRSEATQETIMNAAMKYL